In uncultured Desulfobacter sp., one DNA window encodes the following:
- the atzF gene encoding allophanate hydrolase — translation MNLTIEHLHNCYKEGTLTPDDLIGSLMELCRTDQNNVWIRLLSQDEIAPYLNRLEGETPETLPLYGIPFAIKDNIDLAGIPTTAGCPQYCYTPEKSAFVVEQLINAGAIPMGKTNLDQFATGLVGTRSPHGACKNSFDPDYISGGSSSGSAVALAKGMCSFSLGTDTAGSGRVPAAFNNILGVKPSKGLLSTTGVVPACRSLDCVSIFALCTVDAEKVFQTAAIFDPQDPFSRKAQNATKPTFNKSKFTFGIPAAKDLNFFGNSDYEDCFQKSIDLLTDMGGTCIEIDFPPFLDAAKLLYQGPWVAERTAAVGDFLLENPDAGVPVTRQIICDGKPWTAREVFACIYKLQALKKKTDAVLETVDFMVTPTAGTCYTIDAVNADPIQLNSNLGYYTNYMNLLDYCSLAVPTGLTQTVPFGVTLVGLAFEDLKLLQAGAFLHAQAALPMGCASDMPPRPVETLSSDTLQLAVCGAHLKGLALHHQLTQLGASLVQTGQTADAYRMFALESDPPKPGLIRDEKAGAAIEVEIYALSASAFGRFVQQIPHPLGIGKLELSDASWVSGFIAEPIVAESGHEITKFGGWRNYIQNC, via the coding sequence ATGAATCTGACCATTGAACATTTGCACAATTGTTATAAAGAAGGAACCCTGACACCCGACGACCTGATTGGCAGTCTGATGGAACTATGCCGTACAGATCAAAACAATGTCTGGATCCGACTGTTAAGCCAAGATGAAATAGCACCTTACCTGAACCGACTGGAAGGCGAAACACCCGAAACACTTCCCTTGTACGGCATCCCCTTTGCCATTAAGGACAATATTGATCTGGCAGGAATTCCCACCACCGCCGGGTGTCCGCAATATTGTTATACGCCGGAAAAATCGGCGTTTGTGGTGGAACAGCTGATCAATGCCGGTGCCATCCCCATGGGTAAAACCAATCTGGATCAGTTTGCCACGGGCCTTGTGGGCACACGATCTCCGCATGGTGCCTGCAAAAACAGCTTTGATCCAGATTATATTTCCGGCGGTTCCAGCAGCGGCTCGGCCGTTGCCCTGGCAAAGGGGATGTGCAGCTTTTCCCTGGGAACGGATACCGCAGGGTCGGGACGGGTGCCGGCGGCCTTTAACAATATCCTGGGCGTGAAACCCAGCAAAGGTCTGCTCAGCACCACCGGCGTGGTCCCTGCCTGCCGCAGCCTGGATTGTGTATCGATCTTTGCCCTGTGTACCGTGGATGCCGAAAAAGTGTTTCAAACTGCCGCGATTTTTGATCCCCAGGATCCCTTTTCCCGCAAGGCCCAAAACGCTACGAAACCAACCTTTAATAAGTCTAAGTTCACCTTTGGGATTCCGGCGGCTAAGGATCTTAATTTTTTCGGCAATTCGGACTATGAAGATTGTTTTCAAAAAAGCATTGACCTGCTCACAGATATGGGCGGCACCTGCATTGAAATTGATTTTCCACCCTTTCTTGATGCAGCCAAATTGCTTTACCAGGGTCCATGGGTGGCAGAACGCACCGCTGCGGTCGGAGATTTTTTACTGGAAAACCCGGATGCCGGCGTTCCCGTAACCCGTCAAATCATCTGCGACGGCAAACCATGGACCGCCCGGGAGGTGTTCGCCTGTATTTATAAGCTTCAGGCGCTTAAGAAAAAAACCGATGCCGTATTGGAGACCGTTGATTTTATGGTCACCCCCACAGCCGGCACTTGTTATACCATTGATGCGGTGAATGCTGATCCCATCCAGCTGAACAGCAATCTGGGATATTACACCAACTATATGAATCTGCTGGATTACTGTAGCCTGGCCGTTCCCACCGGTCTGACACAGACCGTTCCCTTTGGCGTCACCCTGGTGGGCCTGGCCTTTGAGGACTTAAAACTGCTCCAGGCAGGGGCTTTTCTTCACGCCCAGGCGGCCCTTCCCATGGGATGCGCCTCGGATATGCCGCCGCGGCCTGTAGAAACTTTATCCAGTGACACCCTGCAGCTTGCCGTCTGTGGTGCCCATCTTAAAGGATTGGCCCTTCACCACCAACTAACCCAACTGGGTGCGTCCCTGGTACAAACCGGCCAAACGGCTGATGCCTATCGCATGTTTGCCCTGGAAAGCGACCCGCCAAAGCCTGGATTGATCCGTGATGAGAAGGCCGGCGCAGCCATTGAAGTTGAAATTTATGCGCTTTCGGCATCGGCATTTGGCCGGTTTGTCCAACAGATCCCCCACCCTCTGGGTATTGGAAAATTGGAATTATCCGACGCCTCTTGGGTTTCGGGGTTTATCGCAGAGCCGATTGTGGCAGAATCCGGCCATGAAATCACAAAATTTGGCGGCTGGCGAAACTATATTCAGAACTGTTGA
- a CDS encoding Druantia anti-phage system protein DruA — MWNKLIRDYHYLGSEKLLGHRLKYLVFINENPVAALSFSAPALKLRYRDDFIGWSEAQRKKFLSLLVCNSRFLIVPWVTIKNLASHVLSQSLRRLKTDWQQRFGKKLLMAETFVDPERFKGTIYKAANWICVGKTSGSGKKGSGYYYHGKPKEIYLYVLDPKFRDIIGCEQERSALHQRPPLSQHKMEELKMLLPHTQWHPGLVSELCLTQEDIRGMSDELVQFHEQFFHCYGRIEHQRLGINSS, encoded by the coding sequence TTGTGGAATAAGCTTATCAGGGATTATCATTACCTTGGTTCCGAAAAACTTTTAGGACACCGTTTAAAATATTTGGTGTTTATCAATGAAAATCCGGTGGCGGCCCTATCGTTCAGCGCTCCCGCATTAAAATTAAGATATCGGGACGATTTTATTGGATGGTCAGAGGCCCAGCGCAAGAAATTTTTAAGTCTCTTAGTATGCAATAGCCGATTTCTGATTGTGCCATGGGTTACAATTAAAAATTTGGCATCCCACGTCCTTTCTCAGTCACTTCGCCGGTTAAAAACAGATTGGCAACAGCGCTTTGGGAAAAAGTTATTGATGGCGGAAACATTTGTGGATCCGGAACGATTCAAAGGGACTATTTATAAAGCCGCCAACTGGATTTGTGTTGGCAAAACTTCCGGCAGCGGGAAGAAAGGCTCCGGTTATTATTATCACGGCAAACCAAAGGAGATTTACCTTTATGTTTTAGACCCAAAATTTCGAGATATTATCGGTTGTGAACAGGAAAGATCAGCTTTGCATCAACGTCCTCCATTAAGCCAACATAAAATGGAGGAATTAAAAATGCTATTGCCTCATACTCAATGGCATCCTGGCCTGGTATCAGAACTTTGTTTGACCCAGGAGGATATCCGTGGCATGTCAGATGAACTCGTACAATTTCACGAACAATTTTTTCATTGTTACGGGCGCATAGAACATCAGCGTCTTGGCATAAATAGCTCTTGA